A single genomic interval of Aegicerativicinus sediminis harbors:
- a CDS encoding BaiN/RdsA family NAD(P)/FAD-dependent oxidoreductase: protein MEHFDIIVVGGGAAGFFCALNIAEMHPHLSVAILEKTKEGLGKVKISGGGRCNVTHAEFEPKPLTTYYPRGEKELLGPFHTFMTGDTMQWFAEKGVELKIEEDGRVFPISDSSSTIIDCFKSSAKQSGVKVYYSTSVKQILVEDDNYVLNTNHEPFSASRIVMATGSSQGMWQLLQQLGHRIEEAVPSLFTFNIEDKQLKAIPGVSVPKVEIEVVGTDLYAEGPLLVTHWGLSGPAVLKLSAFGAIRLNELDYKFQIKVNFVLKFKDDLLEILKDERNAIGKKRVLSTPLFELPKRLWQQLVVRAGISQEQRWGDLNKLEMDQLADVLTECVFNVDGKSTYKEEFVTAGGIALEEVNFKTFESKLLPNLYFAGEILNIDGVTGGFNFQNAWTSAYIVAKSLG from the coding sequence GGAGCGGCTGGATTTTTTTGTGCCCTTAACATTGCTGAAATGCATCCCCATCTATCGGTAGCCATTTTGGAAAAAACGAAAGAAGGTCTTGGGAAAGTAAAAATCTCCGGAGGAGGTAGGTGTAATGTTACCCATGCCGAGTTTGAACCCAAACCATTAACGACCTACTATCCTAGGGGTGAAAAGGAATTGTTAGGTCCCTTCCATACCTTTATGACAGGTGATACCATGCAGTGGTTTGCAGAAAAGGGGGTTGAGCTTAAGATTGAAGAGGATGGTCGGGTTTTTCCAATTTCGGATTCGTCTTCAACTATTATCGACTGTTTTAAATCATCCGCTAAACAATCTGGGGTAAAAGTGTATTACAGCACTTCCGTTAAACAGATTTTAGTTGAAGATGACAATTATGTGCTTAATACAAATCATGAACCCTTTTCAGCTTCAAGAATAGTAATGGCAACTGGTAGTTCCCAAGGTATGTGGCAACTGCTTCAACAGTTGGGCCATCGAATAGAGGAGGCAGTGCCCTCTTTATTTACCTTCAATATTGAAGACAAGCAGTTAAAAGCGATTCCGGGAGTTTCTGTTCCTAAAGTTGAGATAGAGGTTGTGGGAACCGACTTATATGCTGAAGGGCCTTTGTTGGTTACCCATTGGGGACTTAGTGGTCCGGCAGTTTTAAAGCTGTCGGCCTTTGGCGCTATCCGTTTGAATGAATTAGATTATAAATTTCAAATCAAGGTGAATTTCGTGTTGAAATTTAAAGACGACCTTCTTGAAATTCTGAAAGACGAACGCAATGCCATTGGTAAGAAGCGAGTGCTATCAACTCCACTTTTCGAATTGCCAAAACGCCTATGGCAGCAATTGGTTGTTCGTGCAGGCATATCTCAAGAACAGCGTTGGGGCGATTTAAACAAGCTTGAAATGGATCAATTGGCTGATGTTTTAACTGAATGTGTTTTTAATGTGGATGGTAAAAGCACTTATAAGGAAGAATTTGTAACTGCCGGGGGAATTGCCCTTGAGGAAGTTAATTTTAAAACCTTTGAAAGTAAACTGTTGCCTAACCTTTATTTTGCAGGTGAGATTTTAAATATCGATGGAGTTACTGGAGGATTTAATTTTCAAAACGCTTGGACATCAGCTTATATAGTAGCTAAATCACTCGGATGA
- a CDS encoding diphosphomevalonate/mevalonate 3,5-bisphosphate decarboxylase family protein, with translation MIHHQFVPQKLSDKKIKGTTTWEAPSNIALVKYWGKKEPQIPMNTSLSFTLSQSRTITTLSYIPKKGEVADFEVWLDNELKEDFKPKIKKFLSRVDDYLPFLGDYDLKIETTNTFPHSSGIASSASGMAALSLCLMQMELELNPEMDDAFFRHKASFLARLGSGSACRSLDGGIVVWGEHPSIPGSSDLCGVGYPLEIDDVFNGYKDAILIVEEGQKQVSSTLGHSLMDNHPFAEQRFSQANANIDQLIPILEIGDLEAFVNLVESEALSLHAMMMTSDPNYLLMKPNTLAIINKIWEFRRLSGIMICFTLDAGANVHLLYPASYAKHVTSFIERELLKYCQNKKFIQDEVGIGPRQL, from the coding sequence ATGATACACCACCAATTTGTCCCTCAAAAATTATCTGACAAAAAAATAAAAGGTACTACAACTTGGGAGGCGCCAAGTAATATAGCATTGGTAAAGTATTGGGGAAAAAAGGAGCCCCAAATACCTATGAATACTTCCTTAAGTTTTACCCTTTCCCAATCTAGAACCATCACAACATTAAGCTATATCCCTAAAAAAGGGGAGGTGGCTGATTTTGAAGTCTGGTTAGATAACGAACTCAAAGAAGATTTTAAGCCTAAAATCAAAAAGTTTCTGAGCAGGGTTGATGATTATTTGCCTTTTTTGGGAGATTACGATTTGAAAATTGAAACTACCAATACATTTCCCCATTCTTCTGGTATAGCTTCCTCTGCTTCCGGTATGGCGGCATTAAGCCTTTGTTTGATGCAGATGGAATTGGAATTGAATCCAGAAATGGATGATGCATTTTTTCGGCATAAAGCATCTTTTTTGGCTCGCCTAGGTTCCGGTAGCGCGTGCAGAAGTTTGGATGGTGGTATTGTGGTTTGGGGTGAGCATCCTTCAATTCCCGGAAGTAGCGATTTGTGTGGTGTAGGCTATCCTCTTGAAATAGATGATGTCTTTAATGGCTATAAGGATGCAATTCTAATTGTGGAAGAGGGGCAAAAGCAAGTGAGTAGTACCCTTGGCCATAGTTTAATGGATAACCATCCATTTGCTGAACAACGTTTTAGTCAGGCAAATGCTAACATCGATCAATTGATTCCGATATTGGAAATTGGAGATTTAGAGGCATTTGTCAACTTGGTTGAAAGTGAGGCTCTGAGTTTACATGCCATGATGATGACTAGCGATCCAAACTATTTATTGATGAAGCCAAACACCTTGGCAATTATCAACAAAATTTGGGAATTTAGAAGGTTGAGTGGTATAATGATTTGTTTTACGTTGGATGCTGGAGCCAATGTACACCTGCTTTATCCCGCCTCCTATGCCAAGCATGTGACCTCTTTTATTGAGCGAGAATTGCTAAAATATTGCCAAAACAAGAAATTTATTCAAGACGAAGTTGGTATTGGTCCGCGACAATTATAA
- a CDS encoding mevalonate kinase family protein, with protein sequence MKGPLFYSKILLFGEYGIIKDSKGLSIPYNFFNGALKVDEQPDERAQRSNQNLRSFMEYLKTIDENLVRFDFERLGKDIDAGMYFDSSIPQGYGVGSSGALVAAIYDHYAQEKITVLENLTREKLLTLKRIFSNMESFFHGKSSGLDPLNSYLSIPILINSKDDIEATGIPSQKSNGKGAVFLIDSGVVGETAPMVSIFMENMKQEGFRNMLKDQFIKHTDACVEDFLKGDIKSLFSNTKQLSKVVLSHFKPMIPKPFHDLWKKGLETNDYYLKLCGSGGGGYILGFAEDFEKAKTALKDYRLEVVYNF encoded by the coding sequence ATGAAAGGACCCCTGTTTTATTCCAAAATATTACTTTTCGGAGAGTACGGAATCATTAAAGATTCCAAAGGTCTATCAATCCCATACAACTTTTTTAATGGTGCTTTAAAGGTGGATGAACAACCTGATGAAAGGGCTCAGCGTTCAAACCAAAATTTAAGGTCCTTTATGGAGTACCTAAAAACTATCGATGAAAATTTGGTGCGTTTTGACTTTGAGCGTTTAGGGAAAGATATAGACGCAGGTATGTATTTTGATTCATCTATTCCACAAGGCTATGGTGTGGGTAGTAGCGGTGCTTTAGTTGCTGCCATTTACGACCATTACGCGCAGGAAAAAATTACTGTTCTTGAAAATCTAACTAGGGAGAAATTACTCACTTTAAAGAGGATTTTTTCAAATATGGAATCCTTTTTCCATGGTAAGTCTTCGGGATTAGATCCTCTTAATAGTTATCTAAGCATACCTATCCTTATAAATTCTAAGGATGATATTGAGGCTACGGGTATTCCATCGCAAAAAAGTAACGGAAAAGGCGCTGTTTTCTTAATTGACAGCGGTGTGGTTGGAGAAACTGCCCCAATGGTTTCCATTTTTATGGAAAACATGAAACAGGAGGGTTTCAGAAATATGTTGAAGGACCAGTTTATCAAACATACAGATGCCTGTGTGGAGGATTTTCTGAAAGGCGACATTAAATCCCTTTTTAGTAATACCAAGCAACTTTCCAAAGTTGTATTGAGCCATTTTAAACCTATGATTCCTAAACCATTTCACGATTTATGGAAGAAAGGTTTAGAGACTAATGACTACTACCTAAAACTTTGTGGGTCTGGCGGTGGAGGATACATTCTAGGTTTTGCCGAAGATTTTGAGAAGGCCAAAACTGCTCTCAAAGATTACCGATTAGAAGTGGTCTACAACTTCTAA
- a CDS encoding DUF1697 domain-containing protein, whose protein sequence is METYIALLRGINVSGQKKVPMADLRMGLTKAGLGEVQTYIQTGNIILKSDSNPHKLKELIEATIKQKFGFDVPTLVLTPAQIMAVINDSPFSGIHLEKSYFVLLYEGPTTSKIEDIQKLAVKDEPFKITSECVYLNPTNGYGRAKFHNNFFEKKLEVKATTRNYKTMLKLLSLCQ, encoded by the coding sequence ATGGAAACATATATTGCGCTTCTAAGGGGTATTAATGTAAGTGGGCAAAAAAAGGTGCCTATGGCTGATTTAAGAATGGGGCTTACGAAAGCCGGACTTGGAGAGGTGCAAACGTATATCCAAACCGGAAACATTATTCTCAAGTCCGACTCCAACCCACATAAACTGAAAGAATTAATTGAAGCCACCATTAAACAGAAATTTGGTTTTGATGTGCCAACATTGGTTTTAACTCCAGCACAAATAATGGCGGTAATTAATGATTCTCCCTTTTCTGGAATCCATCTAGAAAAAAGCTATTTTGTTTTGCTTTATGAAGGGCCAACAACTTCAAAAATTGAAGACATACAGAAACTTGCCGTTAAGGATGAACCTTTCAAGATAACTAGTGAATGTGTGTATTTAAATCCAACTAACGGATATGGTCGGGCGAAATTCCATAACAATTTTTTTGAAAAGAAACTTGAAGTAAAAGCCACCACAAGGAACTATAAAACCATGCTAAAGTTATTATCTTTGTGCCAATGA